A window of Ignicoccus hospitalis KIN4/I contains these coding sequences:
- a CDS encoding NAD(P)/FAD-dependent oxidoreductase, whose protein sequence is MKVAIVGNGFAALSAAHAAEKLGVEVVQIGPKKFEYLPSITKVLSGRKSAEELEVVPKFRWEHVDALVKAVRETNSGVEIVLKDDKTITADYAVVATGASAWVPVEGAFPLYRVEHARKLKKELERLGGEATIAVVGTGLVGLEAAGELVWTREAGFTKYKVIMLEAAPVISPTLPCEKVRAVVPKLLKKHKVEYHLNAMVSKIKNGKVITKDGKEYDADLVVWAAGVKGPEVEIPCGEKDKRGFYLVDEHLRAKGCKRIYVTGDSSSGPSLKMAEEALRHGWYAILHIAGKKTSPYKPFLTKDNPFCFITFGPNDGISVMKRVVVPGRLAPIVKEILERIMIRWAREAKMRPPVPV, encoded by the coding sequence ATGAAGGTAGCGATCGTGGGAAACGGCTTCGCCGCGCTGAGCGCGGCGCACGCCGCCGAAAAGCTGGGCGTAGAGGTGGTCCAGATAGGACCTAAGAAATTTGAGTACTTGCCTTCCATAACGAAGGTTCTGAGCGGAAGAAAGAGCGCAGAAGAGCTGGAGGTCGTGCCCAAGTTCCGGTGGGAGCACGTAGACGCCCTCGTCAAGGCGGTAAGGGAAACCAACAGTGGCGTTGAAATAGTCTTGAAAGACGACAAAACCATAACGGCAGACTACGCCGTGGTTGCTACCGGCGCCTCCGCTTGGGTGCCCGTGGAGGGGGCCTTCCCCTTGTATAGGGTTGAACACGCCCGCAAGTTGAAGAAGGAGCTGGAGAGGCTGGGGGGTGAAGCCACCATAGCTGTCGTGGGCACCGGGCTGGTCGGGCTGGAGGCCGCGGGAGAGCTAGTGTGGACCAGAGAGGCGGGCTTCACCAAGTATAAGGTAATCATGTTAGAGGCAGCCCCCGTCATCTCGCCCACTTTACCGTGCGAGAAGGTGAGGGCTGTGGTCCCCAAACTCCTGAAGAAACACAAGGTCGAATATCACCTAAACGCCATGGTATCTAAGATAAAGAATGGGAAGGTGATAACGAAAGACGGCAAGGAGTACGATGCCGACTTGGTGGTGTGGGCCGCCGGGGTTAAGGGCCCCGAGGTCGAGATACCTTGCGGAGAGAAAGATAAGAGGGGGTTCTACTTAGTGGACGAGCACCTCAGGGCGAAGGGGTGTAAGAGGATCTACGTGACCGGCGACTCCTCGAGCGGGCCATCCTTAAAGATGGCTGAGGAGGCGCTCCGTCACGGTTGGTACGCGATCCTTCACATTGCCGGTAAGAAGACGAGTCCCTACAAGCCCTTCTTAACCAAGGACAACCCCTTCTGCTTCATAACTTTCGGACCCAACGACGGCATCAGCGTAATGAAGAGAGTGGTAGTGCCGGGGAGGTTAGCACCGATAGTAAAGGAGATCTTGGAGAGGATAATGATTAGGTGGGCACGAGAGGCCAAGATGAGGCCGCCCGTGCCGGTTTAA
- the rpsJ gene encoding 30S ribosomal protein S10 — translation MPPKNMARIKMWSTDVKSIEEVAKQIREIAERSGVEVRGPVPLPVKRLEISTLRLPHGEGTKVFDHWEMRIHKRLIDVELNDKVMRNIMRIRVPSNVYIEIQIKKV, via the coding sequence ATGCCGCCCAAGAACATGGCGAGGATAAAGATGTGGAGTACGGACGTGAAGTCAATAGAGGAAGTGGCAAAACAGATAAGGGAGATAGCGGAGCGCTCGGGCGTAGAGGTAAGGGGCCCCGTGCCCTTGCCCGTCAAGCGCCTCGAGATATCCACCCTCCGCCTCCCTCACGGCGAAGGTACTAAGGTGTTTGACCACTGGGAAATGAGGATACATAAGAGATTGATCGACGTAGAACTCAACGACAAAGTGATGAGGAACATAATGAGGATACGGGTGCCGAGCAACGTTTACATCGAGATCCAGATAAAGAAGGTATAA
- the lysX gene encoding lysine biosynthesis protein LysX, translating to MKVGIAYDHPRWEEKHIIELLRSRGHEVIEYPLRHSSFEIGVSSELPDVVVQRAVSSARAISFTAHMESMGVPVVNSLHTQLVCDNKVLTDSALNKENVPRPRTFIAYDLESALEAARELGFPLVVKPLQGSWGRLQALVKDEDALKAIIEHREAMPSPQFKVHYLQEYINKPNRDIRVFVVGDSVPVAIYRISEREWRTNTALGGRAEKAEVDEELEELAIKAARAVGGGVLGVDVVEDPERGYLVIEVNSNVDFKNTYKVTGFDMGEAIIDYALSLVKR from the coding sequence ATGAAGGTGGGGATAGCCTACGACCATCCCAGGTGGGAGGAGAAACACATAATCGAGCTGTTGAGGTCTAGGGGCCACGAGGTGATAGAGTATCCTCTCAGACATAGTTCGTTCGAAATAGGCGTCTCCAGCGAACTTCCGGACGTGGTGGTTCAAAGGGCTGTGAGCAGCGCTAGGGCGATTTCCTTCACCGCGCACATGGAGTCAATGGGCGTTCCGGTAGTTAATTCTCTTCATACACAGCTGGTGTGCGATAATAAGGTGTTGACAGACTCGGCCCTCAATAAGGAGAACGTGCCTCGGCCCAGAACGTTCATCGCGTACGACTTGGAGAGCGCCTTAGAGGCCGCTAGGGAGTTAGGCTTTCCCCTAGTCGTTAAGCCCCTACAGGGGAGTTGGGGGAGGCTTCAAGCCTTAGTAAAGGACGAGGACGCCCTAAAGGCCATAATAGAGCATAGGGAAGCCATGCCTTCGCCCCAGTTCAAGGTCCATTACCTTCAAGAATATATAAACAAGCCTAATAGAGACATCAGAGTGTTCGTAGTAGGGGACTCCGTTCCAGTAGCTATATATAGAATCTCCGAGAGGGAGTGGAGGACCAACACGGCCCTTGGGGGCAGGGCCGAGAAGGCAGAAGTCGACGAGGAGCTCGAGGAACTTGCCATAAAGGCGGCTAGGGCTGTGGGAGGCGGCGTGTTGGGCGTGGACGTGGTCGAAGATCCAGAGAGGGGCTACTTAGTGATTGAGGTTAATTCCAACGTGGACTTTAAAAACACATACAAGGTTACAGGCTTTGATATGGGAGAAGCCATAATAGACTATGCTTTGTCTTTAGTAAAACGTTGA
- a CDS encoding metallophosphoesterase family protein: MRILVVSDVHCEEKDNVRKYLEAYNKSSPDVVLGAGDWGDCEDYSFLEGQEVITVYGNHDKVYELKKYAKVLDGDVVELGGLKIGGVSGIVSPKGTPSKSNTPRKRPEEFVKVAERIKGVDLMVMHEAPYMPMVFGKMWRSVGPLTALTAVQEVKPKVLVVGHLHKAPSLHAKVDRCHVFHVDTSSGGYVILDTDTMVAEGFVNNIRTFKVKMEELLKQDAII, translated from the coding sequence TTGAGAATTCTGGTGGTCAGTGACGTTCACTGTGAGGAAAAGGACAACGTGAGGAAGTACCTCGAGGCCTACAACAAGAGCTCCCCAGACGTAGTCTTGGGCGCCGGAGACTGGGGGGACTGTGAGGACTACAGCTTCCTTGAAGGACAAGAGGTAATCACAGTCTACGGGAACCACGATAAGGTCTACGAATTAAAGAAATATGCGAAAGTCTTGGACGGCGACGTGGTAGAGCTGGGCGGCCTCAAGATCGGTGGCGTCAGCGGGATAGTCAGCCCCAAGGGCACCCCTTCGAAGTCTAATACCCCTAGGAAGAGGCCAGAAGAGTTCGTCAAAGTAGCGGAGAGGATAAAGGGAGTCGACCTAATGGTGATGCACGAAGCGCCTTACATGCCTATGGTCTTCGGAAAGATGTGGAGGTCTGTGGGCCCCCTAACCGCCCTCACGGCGGTCCAAGAGGTCAAACCTAAGGTACTCGTAGTGGGTCACCTACACAAGGCTCCGTCCCTACACGCTAAGGTAGATCGATGCCACGTCTTCCACGTGGATACGAGCAGCGGAGGCTACGTAATACTTGACACTGACACTATGGTAGCTGAGGGCTTTGTCAACAATATAAGGACGTTCAAAGTGAAGATGGAGGAACTCTTGAAACAAGACGCCATCATTTAA
- a CDS encoding peptidylprolyl isomerase — MTLNKGDIVVLDYTLRLADTGEVITTTSEEEAKKAGIYKEGEKYEPVIVVVGEGSLLPGLEEAVVEMKEGEEKEIEIPPSKAYGERDPAKVKVYSLREFKKAGVKNVYPGMVVRIGNELGIVRSVDGGRVRVDFNNPYAGKTIKARVKVIKIVKEPKDKVEYLIKRRLPEAEMKYEDGAVTITLPLKYILADNIQAVKVVLADEIFKWVPEVKEVKFVEPIKRPEGEPEGEQESEGTQS; from the coding sequence GTGACCCTGAACAAGGGCGACATAGTTGTCTTAGATTACACCTTAAGACTGGCTGATACAGGAGAAGTAATTACTACTACCTCCGAAGAAGAGGCCAAGAAGGCCGGCATCTACAAGGAGGGCGAGAAGTATGAGCCAGTAATAGTGGTTGTCGGCGAGGGGAGCTTACTCCCCGGGCTAGAGGAAGCAGTCGTCGAGATGAAGGAAGGCGAAGAGAAGGAAATAGAAATACCGCCTTCCAAGGCGTACGGCGAGAGGGACCCGGCGAAAGTTAAGGTATACAGCTTGAGGGAGTTTAAGAAGGCCGGCGTGAAGAACGTTTACCCTGGCATGGTTGTTAGAATAGGCAACGAGTTGGGCATAGTTAGGAGCGTCGACGGGGGGAGGGTTAGAGTAGACTTCAACAACCCCTATGCCGGGAAGACCATCAAAGCCCGGGTTAAGGTAATAAAGATAGTCAAAGAGCCCAAGGACAAAGTAGAGTACTTGATCAAGAGAAGGTTGCCCGAGGCCGAGATGAAATACGAGGATGGGGCAGTCACGATAACATTGCCCCTCAAGTATATATTGGCTGACAACATCCAAGCGGTGAAGGTAGTGTTGGCCGACGAGATATTCAAGTGGGTACCAGAGGTCAAGGAAGTGAAGTTCGTAGAACCGATAAAGAGGCCCGAAGGGGAGCCCGAAGGGGAGCAAGAGTCAGAGGGGACACAAAGCTAA
- a CDS encoding DNA-directed DNA polymerase, protein MKFYVLDVSYELEGNKPVILIWALDENERRVLLKDKRFRPYFYVLLKENADLERLKRKLSLLSKPKSPIISLEVLKKKLIGREKTVIKVTTVIPESVREYREEVKRLEEVADVLEADIRFSMRYIIDTGLRPCGWAEFEVKELGPEKSYRVETVYEVLNGPEALNIDVKPKLKTLAFDIEVYNKSGTPRPERDPIISIALASEGSVVSKLSQDKNDKDLIVWFKKEMLERDPDVVVGYNSNSFDWPYLIERSKVVGVRLDVGRKVGVIPTTGAYGHVSVPGRLNVDVYDFAKEVYEVKVKTLENVADYFNVMKKDERPLIPHHLIYQYWEDPQKRDVLRKYNEADALSTLMLAELFIPFGEQLSYLTGLPLDQVMAASVGYRVEWYLMRVAFVTNELVPNRVERKVASYKGAIVLRPLKGVHENVAVLDFSSMYPNIMIKYNVGPDTLVRPGEKVSPDEVYVSPAGYMFKKRPDAFFKRSLVTLLNLRKEIKERMKSLSPEDPLYKLLDNRQKAVKVLANAHYGYMGWPHARWYCRECAEAVTSWGRELILKAIQMARELGLKVIYGDTDSLFVIYDKEKVEKLIERIEKELGFEIKIDKIYKKLFFTEAKKRYAGILEDGRIDVVGFEAVRGDWAEVAKEVQEKIIEIVLKEGDVNKAVEYVNSIIEKLRRGEVPIEKLVIWKTLEKSLDEYKSEPPHVAAAKRAIERGYEVKKGDKVGYVIVKGVGKLSSRAWPWFLVQKEMIDYNYYIDHQVIPAAMRILGYFGITEARLKGRKDGLWKFINK, encoded by the coding sequence TTGAAGTTCTACGTACTCGACGTGAGCTACGAACTGGAAGGCAACAAACCAGTAATACTAATTTGGGCGCTCGACGAGAACGAAAGGAGAGTCCTACTCAAAGACAAGAGGTTTAGACCCTACTTTTATGTGCTCCTAAAAGAGAACGCAGACTTGGAAAGGCTTAAGAGGAAATTATCCCTCTTGAGTAAGCCCAAGTCTCCCATAATTTCCCTCGAGGTACTTAAGAAAAAGCTCATTGGTAGGGAAAAGACTGTAATTAAAGTGACTACCGTAATCCCCGAGAGCGTTAGAGAGTACAGAGAAGAGGTCAAGAGGTTGGAGGAAGTCGCAGACGTACTGGAGGCAGACATAAGGTTTTCGATGAGGTACATAATAGATACCGGCTTAAGGCCTTGTGGCTGGGCGGAGTTCGAGGTAAAAGAGCTTGGCCCCGAGAAGAGCTACCGAGTAGAAACGGTCTACGAGGTCTTGAACGGACCCGAGGCACTGAACATAGATGTCAAACCGAAGTTGAAGACCTTAGCCTTCGACATAGAGGTATATAACAAGTCGGGAACCCCCCGACCGGAGAGGGACCCAATAATTTCTATTGCATTGGCCTCCGAAGGCTCCGTAGTCTCTAAGCTCTCCCAAGATAAGAACGATAAGGACTTGATCGTTTGGTTCAAAAAGGAGATGCTCGAACGAGACCCAGACGTCGTCGTTGGGTACAACAGCAACAGCTTCGACTGGCCGTACTTGATAGAGAGGAGCAAGGTCGTCGGCGTACGCCTAGACGTGGGACGGAAGGTCGGCGTAATCCCCACTACCGGCGCCTACGGCCACGTCTCCGTTCCGGGGCGCCTTAACGTGGACGTCTACGACTTTGCTAAAGAGGTGTACGAAGTTAAGGTGAAGACCTTGGAGAACGTCGCAGATTACTTCAACGTCATGAAAAAGGACGAAAGGCCGTTGATCCCTCACCACCTAATATACCAGTACTGGGAGGACCCTCAAAAGAGGGACGTCTTGAGGAAGTACAACGAAGCTGACGCCCTCAGCACGCTGATGCTGGCCGAGCTCTTCATTCCTTTCGGAGAACAGCTGAGCTACCTAACCGGCCTTCCGTTAGACCAAGTCATGGCGGCGTCCGTCGGCTATAGGGTTGAGTGGTACTTGATGAGAGTTGCCTTCGTCACTAACGAGCTCGTGCCGAATAGGGTAGAGAGGAAGGTGGCCAGTTACAAGGGGGCCATAGTGCTGCGCCCGCTAAAAGGGGTACACGAGAACGTCGCCGTTTTGGACTTCTCGTCGATGTATCCAAACATAATGATAAAGTACAACGTCGGCCCTGACACCTTAGTGAGGCCCGGCGAGAAGGTGTCGCCCGACGAGGTATACGTCTCGCCGGCCGGTTACATGTTCAAAAAGAGGCCCGACGCGTTCTTCAAAAGGTCATTAGTAACCTTGCTAAACTTAAGGAAGGAAATTAAGGAAAGAATGAAGTCGTTAAGCCCCGAAGACCCCTTGTACAAGCTATTAGACAATAGGCAAAAGGCAGTGAAGGTGCTCGCCAACGCTCACTACGGCTACATGGGGTGGCCCCACGCCCGGTGGTACTGTAGGGAGTGCGCAGAGGCAGTAACGTCGTGGGGGAGAGAGTTGATCTTGAAGGCGATCCAAATGGCCCGGGAACTCGGACTTAAGGTAATTTACGGGGACACGGACAGCTTGTTCGTAATATATGATAAAGAAAAAGTAGAGAAGTTAATCGAAAGAATAGAAAAAGAGCTGGGCTTTGAAATAAAGATAGATAAAATATACAAAAAGCTCTTCTTCACGGAAGCGAAAAAGAGGTACGCCGGCATCTTAGAGGACGGCCGGATAGACGTAGTAGGGTTCGAGGCCGTCAGAGGCGACTGGGCGGAGGTCGCCAAGGAGGTCCAAGAAAAAATTATTGAAATAGTTCTTAAAGAAGGTGACGTGAATAAGGCGGTGGAGTACGTCAATTCAATAATAGAAAAACTCAGGAGAGGCGAGGTACCTATAGAGAAGTTAGTCATTTGGAAGACGTTAGAGAAATCCTTAGACGAGTATAAGTCTGAGCCGCCGCACGTAGCGGCTGCGAAGAGGGCCATAGAAAGAGGGTACGAAGTAAAGAAAGGGGACAAGGTAGGCTACGTGATAGTGAAGGGCGTAGGGAAGCTGTCGAGCAGGGCGTGGCCTTGGTTCTTGGTCCAGAAAGAAATGATCGACTACAACTATTACATAGACCATCAAGTCATACCGGCAGCCATGAGGATATTGGGATACTTCGGGATCACTGAGGCTAGGCTCAAGGGGAGGAAAGACGGCCTTTGGAAGTTCATAAACAAGTAA
- the dnaG gene encoding DNA primase DnaG has protein sequence MVKYIIKALVEVDGPVDEHDIIGAIFGQTEGLLDDFDLRELQEKGRIGRILVKLQRRGNKAVGEIYVPSNLDRVETALVAAMLESVDKVGPYPARISVVEIIDVRAEKIKKIIERAKEILKKWSQEKSVDIREILKEISETTKKSQLIEYGPEKLPAGPGVERSDTIIIVEGRADVLNLLRYGYDNVIALGGATTKVPETIKKLAKEKIAIAFVDGDRGGLMVLKNLLSQADIDYVARAPPGKEVEDLTAREIAKSLSNLIPASKMKEELLKVEKLQKEEVKEVAEKAEKVEAEEVVKKEEVAERGEEMESKAEGAEQPTATALEKAAAKEEVKQEVKTEEEKVKEYVMFIPDSVFEKAKEITGTLRSVLYDSQWNIVAEVPAKDVVSAIEEKGAYAVLHDGVITQRMLDVMSLKGGRLILGRRVARVSKRPKGVFVVLLS, from the coding sequence ATGGTAAAATATATCATCAAAGCCCTCGTAGAGGTTGACGGTCCCGTTGACGAGCACGACATCATAGGTGCCATATTCGGGCAGACCGAAGGCCTCCTGGACGATTTCGACTTAAGGGAGTTGCAAGAGAAGGGCCGTATCGGCCGTATACTCGTTAAGCTGCAGAGGAGGGGGAACAAGGCGGTAGGCGAGATTTACGTGCCCTCCAACTTGGACCGGGTGGAGACGGCCCTCGTCGCAGCGATGCTGGAGTCAGTCGACAAGGTCGGGCCCTATCCTGCCCGCATAAGCGTGGTTGAGATAATAGACGTGCGCGCCGAGAAGATAAAGAAGATAATAGAGAGGGCTAAAGAAATATTGAAGAAGTGGAGTCAAGAGAAGAGTGTCGACATAAGGGAAATATTGAAAGAGATAAGCGAGACCACGAAAAAGTCCCAACTGATAGAGTACGGCCCCGAGAAACTCCCGGCCGGCCCGGGCGTGGAGCGCTCGGACACGATAATCATAGTCGAGGGGAGGGCGGACGTGTTGAACTTGTTGAGGTACGGCTACGATAACGTGATCGCCTTGGGAGGGGCAACCACTAAGGTGCCCGAAACGATAAAGAAATTAGCTAAGGAGAAGATAGCGATAGCCTTCGTGGACGGCGACAGAGGGGGGTTGATGGTACTGAAGAACTTGCTCTCCCAAGCAGACATAGACTACGTGGCCAGAGCGCCCCCGGGCAAGGAAGTGGAGGACTTGACCGCTAGAGAGATCGCCAAGTCGCTTAGCAACTTAATACCGGCAAGCAAGATGAAAGAGGAGTTATTGAAGGTAGAGAAGTTACAGAAGGAGGAGGTCAAGGAGGTAGCAGAGAAAGCAGAAAAGGTTGAGGCCGAAGAGGTCGTGAAGAAAGAGGAAGTAGCCGAAAGGGGTGAGGAGATGGAGAGTAAGGCCGAGGGCGCCGAACAGCCTACGGCGACGGCGCTCGAGAAGGCGGCCGCTAAGGAAGAAGTAAAGCAAGAGGTCAAGACCGAGGAAGAGAAGGTCAAGGAATACGTAATGTTCATCCCCGACAGCGTGTTCGAGAAGGCTAAAGAAATCACGGGGACCTTGAGGTCCGTCCTCTACGACTCCCAGTGGAACATCGTCGCCGAGGTGCCCGCGAAGGACGTGGTCAGCGCCATAGAGGAGAAGGGCGCGTACGCCGTGCTTCACGACGGAGTCATAACTCAGAGGATGTTGGACGTGATGAGCTTGAAGGGAGGCCGATTGATACTGGGGAGGAGGGTAGCTAGGGTCAGCAAGAGGCCTAAGGGCGTGTTCGTAGTCCTCTTGAGTTAA